The window GCGGCGCTGGCGCGGGGACTGCGGTACCCTGCTCCTTCAGCAGCTCGAGCACGCGCTCCACCCCGATGGCCCAGCCGACCGCAGGCGCGGGCTTGCCGCCGAGCTGCTCGAACAAGCCGTCGTAGCGCCCGCCGGCGCACACCGTGCCCTGGGAACCGAGCCGGTCGGTCACGAACTCGAAGACGCTCAGGTTGTAGTAGTCGAGTCCACGCACCAGGCGTGGATTGACGGTATAGGCGATCTCGTTGGCGTCGAGGATGGCCTTCAGGCCGTCGAAGTGCGCCAGCGACTCGGCCCCCAGGAACTCGATCAGCTTGGGCGCCGCTTCCACCAGCGCCTTCATCGCCGGGTTCTTGGTGTCGAGGATGCGCAGTGGATTGGTGTGCAGGCGGCGCCTGGCGTCCTCGTCGAGCTGGTCGGCGTGCGCTTCGAAGTGCGCGATCAGTTGCGTGCGGTGCTGCGCGCGCTCGGCCGGCTGGCCGAGGCTGTTGATCTCGAGCCGCACGTCGGCCAGGCCGATGGCCTTCCACAAGGCGTTGGCCAGCAGGACCAGCTCGGCGTCGACATCGGGCCCGGCAAAGCCGAGGGCCTCTACATCGATCTGGTGGAACTGGCGAAAACGCCCGCGCTGTGGCTTCTCGCGCCGGAACATCGGGCCGATCGCCCACAAGCGCTTGCCGCCGTCGTAGAGCATGTTGTGCTCGATGGCCGCGCGCACGATACCGGCTGTGTTCTCGGGGCGCAGCGTCAGGTGGTCGTTGTCGCCGTACTTGTCCGAGCGGTCCTGGAAGGAGTACATCTCCTTCTCGACGATGTCCGTCACCTCGCCGATCCCGCGCACGAACAGCGCCGTGTGCTCCAGGATCGGCGTCCGGATATTGCGGTAGGCGAAGCGCGACATGAGCTCGCGCACCACGCCCTCCAGCCATTCCCAGCGCGCCGATTCCGGCGGCAAGGTGTCGTTCATGCCTTTGACGGCATTCAATTTGTCAGCCATGGGTTTGGACGCTCAGGCAGGTTGCGCAGCAGGCGCGCCGCCGAAGCGTTTCTCGACGTAGTTTTCGACCAGTTGATGGAACTCGGCGGCGATGTTCTCGCCGCGAAGCGTGAGCGCCTTCTCGCCATCGATGAAGACCGGCGCGGCTGGCGCCTCGCCGGTGCCGGGCAGGCTGATGCCGATGTCGGCATGCTTGCTTTCGCCGGGGCCGTTGACGATGCAGCCCATCACGGCGACCTTCATCGTCTCGACGCCCGGATACCTGGTGCGCCAGACCGGCATCTGCATGCGCAGGTAGTCGTCGATCTCCTTGGCCAGCACCTGGAAGGTGGTGCTGGTGGTGCGGCCGCAGCCGGGGCAGGCGGTGACGCTGGGCACGAACACGCGCAGCCCCAGGGCCTGGAGGATTTCGTTGGCGATCACTACCTCTTGCGTGCGTGATTCGCCGGGTTGCGGCGTCAGCGACACGCGGATCGTGTCTCCGATACCTTCCTGCAGCAGGATCGACAACGCGGCCGCCGAAGCGACAGTGCCCTTGGTGCCCATTCCCGCCTCGGTCAGGCCCAGGTGCAGTGCGTAGTTGCAGCGCTTCGCCAGCTCCCGATAGACCGAGATCAGGTCCTGCACGCCGCTCACCTTGCAGCTGAGGATGATCTGGCTGCCGTCCATGCCCATCGACTCGGCGAGCTGGGCCGAACCGATGGCCGAGCTCACCAGCGCCTCGTACATCACCTGTTTGGCATCCCAGGGTTCGGGACGGCGGCTGTTGACGTCCATGAGGCTCGCCAGCAGCTCCTGGTCGAGGCTGCCCCAGTTGACGCCGATGCGCACTGGCTTGTTCCAGCGCATCGCGGCATCGATCATCTGGCCGAACTGGCGGTCGCGCTTGTCGCCCTTGCCCACGTTGCCGGGATTGATGCGGTACTTGCTGAGTGCCTCCGCGCAGGCCGGGAAATCGGTCAGCAGGCGGTGGCCGTTGTAGTGGAAGTCGCCGATCAGCGGCACGTCGACCCCCATGCGGTCGAGTTGCTCGCGAATGTAGGGCACCTGTGCTGCGGCCTCGGGCGTGTTGACGGTGATGCGCACCATCTCCGAGCCGGCCTGCGCCAGTTCCTTGACCTGGATCGCGGTGCCGATCGCGTCCACGGTGTCCGTGTTGGTCATCGACTGCACCCTCACCGGCGCGTCCCCGCCCACGGTGACCGTGCGCGGGCCCCAGACGACGCTGGCCTGGCGCGAGCGGCGCGGGCGCGGCGAGGCCGCCTCGATGGGCAGGCAGCTTTGGGGACTCACCGTGTCATCGTTCATCATGGCTTCACCTCGAAACGGGCGACCCCGCCACCGCGCGTCAACGGCTTCAGGTCCAAGGCCTTGCCGCGCACCTGCACGTCCACCACCGCGGCGCGGCCGACGACCACCGAAAGCGGCAAGGTGCCGTTCAGCCCGACGGTCTCGCCGGCCTGCACCGTACGCCGCAGCAGGGACTTGCCGCCAGCGTCAGTGACCGTCACCCACGAGTCCTCGCGCGCGACGAAGACGATCAGATCCGTCGCATTGGCCGCGGACGGCGCGGAGGCCTGCGCTGCCGGGACCGCCCCAGCGGCGGGCATCGTGCCAGGATCCGCCGAACCAGCTGGAGCCATAGGCTGGACCGGGTCGGCGACCGTGCCCCCGGCCTGCGGCGCTGAAGGCGCTTGTGCTGATGACGCAGCCGGCTCGCTGCCGTCGGCCCGCCCGCCGAACTGCGAGAGCGCCTCGCCGACGCGGTCAAAAATGGATTGCGGCAGCCAGAACAGCACCGCCGCACCAACCAGCAGCAGCCCGACCACCGTCAGCAGCGGGCGCGACGGCAGGCCGCTTGAGCTCCTGCTGGCGCGCACCTGGGACGGGAGGGCCTTGCTCATGGTGCGATCGGCCTGCGCCAGACCCGCCGGCTGCGCGCCGGGCAGCTTTGCGAGCACCGGCGCAGGGTCGATGCGCAGGGCGCGGCAGACGCTGGCGGCGAGAGCACGCGCGAACACCGGATCGGGCAAGGCCTCGATATCGTCCGACTCCAGCGCGGCGAGTTTCTGCGGCGTTACCTTCAGCGCAGCGGCCACCATGTCGAGGTGCAGGCCGTGCGCCTCGCGCGCGTGGCGCAGCATGTCGCCGGCCGACATGTGCGTGTGGTCGCCAGTGACCAGGGGTACCGCAGCCGAGGCCCCGAATTCGCTCGCCTTCTCAATCATTGAAGTTTCCGCGCTCATAGGCCACGGCCTCGCGCGATTGGGGGAAACGCCGCTGCAGCTGTCCGGCAAGCTGGGTGGCCGCATCGCGGTTGTTGAGGCGGCGTTCGATCTTGATGCCCAGCCACAGCGTCTCGGCGCTGGCCGCCGGGCCGTTGTTGATGCGGCGGATGTAGAACTGCGCGCGCGACCAGTCCTCGCGCTGCGCGAGCAGCGAAGCGAGGTTGTAGCCGATCACCGGGTTGCCGGCATCGAGCTCGTAGGCCTGCATCAGACTGCGCTCGGCCTCGGGGCGCTGGCCGGCGCGCAGTTGGCACACGCCCTGCGTCATCAGCGTCTTCGCGCGATCTCCATACGTGGAGATGGCAAGCGCCGCCGCGAACTGCTGCTGCGCGTCGGCGAAGCGGTTCTGCTGGCAGAGCAGCCAGCCGTAGTTGTGCAGCGTGTTGGGCTCTCGCGGGTTCAGTGCGATCGCGCGGCGAAAGCTGTCCTCGGCCAGGCCAGCATCGTCCAGGCGCATGTAGACCAGCCCGCGCAGGTTGTAGGCGTCGGCAAAGTTGGGATCCGCCGCCAGCGCCTGCTTGATCTCGTCCAGCGCGACCGTGGGCTGCCCCTGCTCGAAATAGCCGATGGCCAGTTCAAGGCGCAGACGCGCACGCTTGCGGGCATTGCCTTCATCCGAATCGGTGACGATCCCGCCCGCGTTGCCGGCCGTGCTCGGGACGCTGACGTCCTTGGTGGCGCAGCCGGCAAGAAGGAACGCCGCCACAAGGCTGACGAGCGCTTGCGTCATCCGCTGCCGCGCGGTCGAAGAGGCCTTGATCATTGCTTCGTTGCTCCGAAGGTCTGTTGGCATGTGAATCAACGCCGCGCCGGGTGCAACACCACGGTGCGCCGCTGCGCCATGCGCTCGGCGGCGTTGGTCCGGTCCTTCACGTCTCCGGCCAGCTGGCCGCAGGCCGCGTCGATGTCGTCGCCGCGAGTCTTGCGCACCGTGGTTACGAGGCCGGCTTCGCTCAGAAGCCGGGCGAAGGCGAGCACGCGCGGCTGCGGCGAGCGCAGCAGCCCGGAGGCCGGGAAGGGATTGAAAGGGATCAGGTTGAATTTGCAGGAGACGCCCTGCGAGCGCACCAGCTCGACCAGTTGCCGCGCATGCTCGGGCTGATCGTTCACGCCGTCGAGCATGCAGTACTCGAAGGTGATGAAGTCGCGCGGTGCATGCGCCAGGTAGCGCTGGCACGCCTCCAGCAGTTCGGCCAGCGGATATTTGCGGTTGAGCGGCACCAGGTCGTTGCGCAATGCATCGTTGGGCGCATGCAGCGACACCGCCAGCGCCACTGGGCAATCGGTTCCCAGCCGGTCCATCATGGGGACCACGCCGGAGGTCGAGACCGTCACCCGGCGGCGCGACAGCCCGTAGGCGTTGTCGTCCAGCATGGTGCGCAAGGCCGGCACCAGGGCGGCGTAGTTCTGCAGCGGCTCGCCCATGCCCATCATCACGACGTTGGAGATGACGCGCCCTTCCTGGTCATGGCTGCGTTTCAGATGCTTGCGCAGGAAGTGCTCGGCAAACCACAGCTGGGCCACGATTTCGCCGCTGCTCAGGTTGCGGCTGAATCCCTGGTGGCCGGTGGAGCAGAACCGGCAGCCCACCGCGCAGCCGGCCTGGGACGACACGCACAGCGTGCCGCGGTCGTCCTCGGGGATGAACACGGCCTCGACCGCGTTGCCGTCACCGACATCGAACAGCCACTTGATGGTGCCGTCGGCTGATTCCTGCTGGGTGATGACAGGCAACGCCTCGATGTGCGCGCTGCCCGCCAGCTTCTCGCGCAGCGACTTGGCGAGATCGGTCATCTGGGCGAAGTTGCTGGCACCGCGCTGGTGAATCCAGCGGAACAGCTGCGTGGCGCGGAAACGCTTCTCGCCGAGCCTTTCGCAGAACGCGGCCAGCCCCTCGAGATCGAAGTCGAGCAGGTTGGCCGTGGTCATTGCGCGGACGGAGGCTCCGCGTCAGCGGGCCTTGAGCTCGGGAAAGAAGAAGGCGATTTCGACCTTTGCCGTTTCGGCGGCGTCCGAGCCATGGACGGCGTTGGCATCGATGCTGTCCGCGAAGTCGGCGCGGATGGTGCCGGGGGCTGCCTTCTTGGGGTCGGTGGCGCCCATCAGGTCGCGGTTCTTGGCGATTGCATCCTCGCCCTCGAGGGCCTGCACGAACACGGGACCCGAGATCATGAAGCTGACCAGATCCTTGAAGAAGGGGCGCTCCTTGTGCACCGCGTAGAACTGCTCGGCGTCTGCCTGCGACAGCTGCACCAGCTTGGCAGCGATGATCTTGAGGCCGGCGGCCTCGAAGCGGGAGACGATCTTGCCGATGACGTTCTTCGCCACGGCGTCGGGTTTGATGATGGAGAGGGTGCGTTCGATGGCCATTGAAGTGCTTTCTTGAGTGCTTGGATTTTGATGAGTTCCGTCAAGCCGCAGCGACAGGCTGCGCTCCCTTGACAAAGCCTCTGATTTTAACCGGCGCGGCCAGCAGCGCCCGTGACGGGCGCGTGAATGAACCTCGCGCGATCGCGCGATTCAGCGGCCGCGGCGCCGCCCGCCGCCCTGCCCGCCGAAATTGCCGCCCGAGGGCCCTCCCCCGCCGCTGCGGCGGGGACCCGCGCGCTGCTCCTTGCGTTGACGCGAGAAGCTGTCGGCGCCGATATAGCCGAGGGAGGTTTTCATCGGATCGGGCTGGCTGTTGCCGCCGCCGCCGCCTCCCGGAGCCCGGTCGTCGCGCTTGCCGCCCTGGCGGTTGCGGCGGGCCTGTCCCTGCCCCGGTCCTTGCGGAGCGCCGCCGTTGCCGCCGCGGCCGCGGGCGTTGGGACCGCTGGTCAGGGGATTCGGGATCGGCGGCTCGCGGCCCTCGGCCTGGGCACCGCCGCCGCTGCGGTTGCCGCGGCGCTTGCGATTGCGGTTGTTGCGCCCGCCGCCGTCCTGGCCGCTGCCCTTCGGGCCGGGCGCGCCTCGTGCGGGGCGCTCTGCGCCCACCGCCTGGAACAGCGCGCGGATGTCGCGCTCGTCCAGCTCCATCCAGGCGCCGCGCTTCAGGCCGCGCGGCAGCACCATGGCGCCGTAGCGGATGCGGATCAGGCGGCTGACCGCGTGGCCTACCGATTCGAAGAGGCGGCGCACCTCGCGGTTGCGGCCCTCGGAAATGGTGACGCGGTACCAGCAGTTCGAACCTTCGCCACCACCGTCCTCGATGGTGCCGAAATGCGCCATGCCGTCGTCGAGGCGCACGCCTTCGAGCAGGCGCTGCTTCTCATCGTTGCTCAATGCGCCCAGCACACGGACCGCGTACTCGCGCTCCAGGCCGAAGCGCGGATGCATCAACTGGTTGGCGAGCTCGCCGGAGCTCGTGAAGAGCAGCAGGCCCTCGGTGTTGAGATCAAGCCGCCCGACCGACTGCCACTTGCCCTGCGGCAGGCGCGGCAGCTTTCGGAATACGGTGGGGCGGTTCTGCGGATCGTCGTGTGTGACGACCTCGCCGACCGGCTTGTGGTAGGCGATCACGCGCGCCGGTGGCGGCGCGATGCGGTAGCGGATGGGCTTGCCGTTGAGCTTGACCTGGTCGCCGAACTGGATGCGCTGGCCGATGTGGGCCGGCTCGTTGTTGACCGAGATGCGCCCCTGCAGAATGAGCTGTTCCATCTCGAGTCGGGAGCCGAGGCCAGCCTGCGCCAGCACCTTGTGCAGCTTCGGAGAGTCGGCCTCGGGCAGCAGCACGCGCTTGAGCGGCGGCACCTCGGGACTGTCCTCGTCGGCGTCGAACTGGCCCGAGACGACGTCGACGAAGCGGATCGGCTCGGGCGGCGGCGCATTGCGCTGCTCGCGCTCGGCGGCACGGCGAGCGCGATCCAGGTCGTCTTCCTCCTCGTCCGGCTCGTCCTCTTCTTCCTCGTCCTCATCGGTGGCCCGGTCAGCCACCGGCACCTGGGGTTGGGACGCAGGTGGTGCCTCCACGGCAGCGTCTGGCGCCGCCGGCACTGCTGGCGCAACCGACATTGCTGGCACATCCGGCAGATCCACATCCGCTGCGCTCGGTTCACTCGGTGCGCCCGGTGCAACCAGCACGACCGGCGCGGCGGCATCGTCGGTCTCCGCGGGCAAGACCTGCGCAGCCGGCTTGCGACGGGGCGCCCTGCGCTTGCGCGGCGCCGCTGCGGCCGCTTCGCCCTCGGGTTCGGTGCTGGCTTCGGCGGGCTGCGCAGAAGACGCCGCCAGTTCTTCCTCGGACACGGGTCCGGGCGGCAGCATCGCTGCGTCTTGAGGATCGGATGGGCTCATGGTCGGGTTCCGGAACGAACGGCGGGGGAGTCCTCCTCGTCGGCATCGATACCAGCATCGGCATCGGAGCCAGGGCGGGAAGAAGACTGAAGCTCGGACTCGAGCTCGGGGCGAACGCGGGCGGCATGCAGTGCATCGTCCGGCTCGAATTCGGGAGCTGCTTGGGATTCAGGGTCGGGCAGCATCTCGGGCCCTGCTTCTGCGGTCGGCGCCATCGGGGGCAACAGCGCCGGGTCGACAGCGTCTTCGGCCTGCACTGCCACTTCGGTCTGCGCCTCGGCTTGGAGCTGGTCGGAACCGGCCTCGCTCTCCGAGCCGGCGCCGGCTTGGGCCGCGGGTTCGTCGATCGGCAGGCCGGGTTGCCGGTCAGCGGCCTGGGCCAGGGCCTCGGCGAGGCTGGCCTGCTGAGCCGGCGTCTCGATCACCGGGAGCTGATCGAGTGATTCCAGGCCCAGGTCGTCGAGAAACTGGCGCGTGGTCGCGTAAAGCGCAGGCCGGCCCACGGTTTCGCGATGGCCGATGACCTCGACCCAGTTGCGGTCTTCAAGCTGCTTCAGGATCAACGAGTTGATGGTGACACCCCGGATGTCTTCCATGTCGCCGCGTGTGACCGGCTGGCGGTAGGCGATGATGGCCAGCGTCTCCAGCGCGGCGCGCGTATAGCGCGGTGGTTTTTCGGGGTGCAGGCGGTCGAGATGGTCGCGCAGTTCGGGGCGGCTCTGGAAACGCCACCCATTGGCCACGCTCACGAGCTCCAGGCCGCGTTGGGACCAGTCTTCCTGCAGCTCGTGCAACAGCGACTTGATCGTATCGGCACCCAGTTCGTCATCGAACAGCACGCGCAGTTCGCGCACCGGCAAGGGCTGGGTCGAACAGATCAAGGCGGTTTCGAGAATGCGCTTGGCATCCGCCGTATTCATGGTTCGCGGTATCCGGGAAAAGGCGCCTTGCAGACGCTTGTTTTTCAGAAGGATGGAAGAAGCGCTGCCGGCTCTCGGGCCATGGACAGCGAAGCCGGCATCGAGGGCCGGCGCGGCCCTCGGGCCGTCAGGCGCGATTGTAATCCAGCCCCCAGGCCTGCATAGCCTGCACCAGATCAGGAGGCGGCACGGACTGAAACTCCATCGGGGCACCAGTGACCGGATGCGCGAAGGCAAGCCTGAAAGCATGCAAGGCCTGTCGCGCGAGTCCTGCCGCGGCGAGGCCGCCATAGAGCGTGTCCCCCACCAGCGGATGTCCGATGGAAGCCATGTGCACGCGGATCTGGTGCGTACGCCCGGTCTCCAGCGTGCAGCGCACGGTGCAGCCCTGATCGTTGCTGTCCAGGGCTTCGATCAGTGTGCGCGCCGGCTTTCCGGAATGGCGCTCGAGGTCGACCACCGCCATGCGCAACCGGTTGCGCGGATCGCGGCCGATCGCTGCGTCCACATGGCGCGCGGCGGCACCTTGCCAGCTGCGGTGCGCGAGTGCGAGGTACTGGCGCTTGACTTCGCGGGCGGCGATGAGCGCCACCAGCGCATCCATCGCTGCACGGCTGCGCGCCACCACCATGAGGCCGCTGGTGTCACGGTCCAGCCGATGGACGATGCCCGCGCGGGGCAGCAGCGCAGCACGCGAATCGATCGCCAGCAGCCCGTTGAGCAGCGTGCCGCTCCAATGGCCGGGGGCCGGATGGACGACCAGGCCCGCCGGCTTGTCGATGACGCGCAGGTGCTCGTCTTCGTGTACCACCGTGATCGGCATGTGCTCCGGTTTGAAGGCCTGGCTCTGCGGCGTCGGCCGCAGCTCGATGCTGCCGATCTCGCCGGCATGGACCGTGGCGGCGGCCTTGGTGGCGACGCGATGCTGGATCGCGACAGCGCCCGCCTCGATCAGCTGCTGCAGGTAGCTGCGCGAGAACTCGGGCACCAGCGCCGCCAGTGCGCGGTCGAGACGCTGCCCGTGCTGCGCTTCGTGGATCAGGAAGCTGCGGGTCTCGCTGGGCTCGGCCAGCTCGGCGCCCTCTTCTGGCTCGACCCCGTCCGGAGGCTCGCCCAGAGGGGTGGCCGATATAATTGAAGGCACTGTTTTCACGAAAGCCTGATGTGATGAGTCGCGCCAAATTATCGGTTGTCCCCGCCTGGCTGGCCTTGTGCTCGGCCGCATGGCTGGTGGCCGGCTGCTCGTCGACCTCGACCGACAAGACGGCGAACTGGAGTCCCAACCGCATCTACTCCGAAGCGAAGGAGGAAGCGGACTCCGGCGCCTACGACAAGGCCGTCCCCCTGTTCGAAAAGCTCGAGGGCCGCGCCGCCGGCACGCCGCTCGCGCAGCAGGCGCAACTGGACAAGGCCTTTGCACAATACAAGTCTGGCGAGAAGGCGGCCGCCATCGCGACCCTCGACCGGTTCATGAAGCTGCATCCGGCCAGCCCGGCGATGGATTACGCGATCTATCTTAAGGGCGTGATCAACTTCAACGACGATCTCGGCATGTTCGCCTGGCTCACGCGGCAGGACCTGTCCGAGCGCGATCAAAAGGCGGCCAAGGAATCGTTCGAAGCGTTCAAGGAATTGGCCACCCGTTTCCCCGACTCACGCTACACGCCCGATGCGCGCCAGCGCATGAACTACATCGTCAACTCGCTGGCCCAGTACGAGGTGCACGTTGCGCGCTACTACTACACGCGCGGTGCCTACCTGGCGGCCATCAACCGTGCACAGCTCGCGCTGGCCGACTATCGCGAAGTGCCGGCGCTCGAGGAGGCGCTCTACATCATGGTCCAGTCGTACGACGCGCTCGGCATGACCGATCTGCGCGACGACGCGAAACGCGTGCTCACGACCAACTATCCCAAGAGCGAGTACCTGGCGCGCGGTTTCCGCGGCAAGGACGACCCGTGGTGGAAGCTCTGGTAGCGAAGCGAGAAAAAGGCCCGATTCGGGCCTTTTTCTTTTTCAGGGCGTGACGAGCTCACGCAGCGCGGCCTCGAAAGCGGTCTCGTCGTCCAGCCGCCGCATGGGCGGCAAGGCGGACAGCAGCCGGCGCCCATAGCCCATGGCAACCAGCCGCGTGTCGCAGATCGCCAGCACGCCTCGGTCGCTCTCGCGCCGAATCAGGCGGCCAGCACCCTGCTTGAGCGCCACCGCGGCCTCCGGAAGCGAATACTCGCCGAAGGCGCTGCGGCCCTGCGACTCGAGGCGCTGCGAGCGCGCCTCGACCAGCGGATCGTTGGGTGGGGGAAAGGGCAACTTGTCGATGACCACCAACTGCAGTGCGTCGCCGGGCGCGTCGAAGCCCTCCCAAAACGAGGCCGAGGCCACCAGCACGCAGCCCGCGCGCCCGTGCGAGGCGCCCTCTCGGAAGCGCTCCATCAGTACCCGCTTGGGCAGCTCGCCCTGCACCAGCACCTCAGGCCTGCGTGCCGGATCCATGGGCTCGAAGTGCTGGCGCATGGCGTCGCCGATGGTGCGCAGGGCGCGCAGCGTGGTCGTCAGCACCAGCGTGCGCCCACCCAGCACGGCTGCTCCCTGGGCGGCGAGCCGCGCCACCTGCACGCTGTGGGCCGGGTCGCTCGGCTTCGGAAACACGCGCGGGACGTAGAGCGCCGCCTGGCACGCATAGTCGAAGGGACTCTGCACGCGCAGCACTTCGGCGCTCTCAAGGCCGCAGGGTTCGGTGAACCACCGCAGCTTCGGGTCGTCGCCCAGCGTAGCCGAGGTG is drawn from Variovorax sp. PBS-H4 and contains these coding sequences:
- a CDS encoding helix-turn-helix domain-containing protein, yielding MIEKASEFGASAAVPLVTGDHTHMSAGDMLRHAREAHGLHLDMVAAALKVTPQKLAALESDDIEALPDPVFARALAASVCRALRIDPAPVLAKLPGAQPAGLAQADRTMSKALPSQVRASRSSSGLPSRPLLTVVGLLLVGAAVLFWLPQSIFDRVGEALSQFGGRADGSEPAASSAQAPSAPQAGGTVADPVQPMAPAGSADPGTMPAAGAVPAAQASAPSAANATDLIVFVAREDSWVTVTDAGGKSLLRRTVQAGETVGLNGTLPLSVVVGRAAVVDVQVRGKALDLKPLTRGGGVARFEVKP
- the ispG gene encoding flavodoxin-dependent (E)-4-hydroxy-3-methylbut-2-enyl-diphosphate synthase, producing MNDDTVSPQSCLPIEAASPRPRRSRQASVVWGPRTVTVGGDAPVRVQSMTNTDTVDAIGTAIQVKELAQAGSEMVRITVNTPEAAAQVPYIREQLDRMGVDVPLIGDFHYNGHRLLTDFPACAEALSKYRINPGNVGKGDKRDRQFGQMIDAAMRWNKPVRIGVNWGSLDQELLASLMDVNSRRPEPWDAKQVMYEALVSSAIGSAQLAESMGMDGSQIILSCKVSGVQDLISVYRELAKRCNYALHLGLTEAGMGTKGTVASAAALSILLQEGIGDTIRVSLTPQPGESRTQEVVIANEILQALGLRVFVPSVTACPGCGRTTSTTFQVLAKEIDDYLRMQMPVWRTRYPGVETMKVAVMGCIVNGPGESKHADIGISLPGTGEAPAAPVFIDGEKALTLRGENIAAEFHQLVENYVEKRFGGAPAAQPA
- the pilW gene encoding type IV pilus biogenesis/stability protein PilW → MIKASSTARQRMTQALVSLVAAFLLAGCATKDVSVPSTAGNAGGIVTDSDEGNARKRARLRLELAIGYFEQGQPTVALDEIKQALAADPNFADAYNLRGLVYMRLDDAGLAEDSFRRAIALNPREPNTLHNYGWLLCQQNRFADAQQQFAAALAISTYGDRAKTLMTQGVCQLRAGQRPEAERSLMQAYELDAGNPVIGYNLASLLAQREDWSRAQFYIRRINNGPAASAETLWLGIKIERRLNNRDAATQLAGQLQRRFPQSREAVAYERGNFND
- the hisS gene encoding histidine--tRNA ligase translates to MADKLNAVKGMNDTLPPESARWEWLEGVVRELMSRFAYRNIRTPILEHTALFVRGIGEVTDIVEKEMYSFQDRSDKYGDNDHLTLRPENTAGIVRAAIEHNMLYDGGKRLWAIGPMFRREKPQRGRFRQFHQIDVEALGFAGPDVDAELVLLANALWKAIGLADVRLEINSLGQPAERAQHRTQLIAHFEAHADQLDEDARRRLHTNPLRILDTKNPAMKALVEAAPKLIEFLGAESLAHFDGLKAILDANEIAYTVNPRLVRGLDYYNLSVFEFVTDRLGSQGTVCAGGRYDGLFEQLGGKPAPAVGWAIGVERVLELLKEQGTAVPAPAPHAYAVVPDAVAMPIALRTLQQLRETGVRVQMHAATADGLGSFKSQFKKADSSGAAYALIFGADELARGEITVKALRDGTGAQTARPLADPAGWAATLQSPAPKN
- the scpB gene encoding SMC-Scp complex subunit ScpB, producing MNTADAKRILETALICSTQPLPVRELRVLFDDELGADTIKSLLHELQEDWSQRGLELVSVANGWRFQSRPELRDHLDRLHPEKPPRYTRAALETLAIIAYRQPVTRGDMEDIRGVTINSLILKQLEDRNWVEVIGHRETVGRPALYATTRQFLDDLGLESLDQLPVIETPAQQASLAEALAQAADRQPGLPIDEPAAQAGAGSESEAGSDQLQAEAQTEVAVQAEDAVDPALLPPMAPTAEAGPEMLPDPESQAAPEFEPDDALHAARVRPELESELQSSSRPGSDADAGIDADEEDSPAVRSGTRP
- the rlmN gene encoding 23S rRNA (adenine(2503)-C(2))-methyltransferase RlmN produces the protein MTTANLLDFDLEGLAAFCERLGEKRFRATQLFRWIHQRGASNFAQMTDLAKSLREKLAGSAHIEALPVITQQESADGTIKWLFDVGDGNAVEAVFIPEDDRGTLCVSSQAGCAVGCRFCSTGHQGFSRNLSSGEIVAQLWFAEHFLRKHLKRSHDQEGRVISNVVMMGMGEPLQNYAALVPALRTMLDDNAYGLSRRRVTVSTSGVVPMMDRLGTDCPVALAVSLHAPNDALRNDLVPLNRKYPLAELLEACQRYLAHAPRDFITFEYCMLDGVNDQPEHARQLVELVRSQGVSCKFNLIPFNPFPASGLLRSPQPRVLAFARLLSEAGLVTTVRKTRGDDIDAACGQLAGDVKDRTNAAERMAQRRTVVLHPARR
- a CDS encoding outer membrane protein assembly factor BamD, producing the protein MSRAKLSVVPAWLALCSAAWLVAGCSSTSTDKTANWSPNRIYSEAKEEADSGAYDKAVPLFEKLEGRAAGTPLAQQAQLDKAFAQYKSGEKAAAIATLDRFMKLHPASPAMDYAIYLKGVINFNDDLGMFAWLTRQDLSERDQKAAKESFEAFKELATRFPDSRYTPDARQRMNYIVNSLAQYEVHVARYYYTRGAYLAAINRAQLALADYREVPALEEALYIMVQSYDALGMTDLRDDAKRVLTTNYPKSEYLARGFRGKDDPWWKLW
- the ndk gene encoding nucleoside-diphosphate kinase; this translates as MAIERTLSIIKPDAVAKNVIGKIVSRFEAAGLKIIAAKLVQLSQADAEQFYAVHKERPFFKDLVSFMISGPVFVQALEGEDAIAKNRDLMGATDPKKAAPGTIRADFADSIDANAVHGSDAAETAKVEIAFFFPELKAR
- a CDS encoding pseudouridine synthase, whose protein sequence is MSPSDPQDAAMLPPGPVSEEELAASSAQPAEASTEPEGEAAAAAPRKRRAPRRKPAAQVLPAETDDAAAPVVLVAPGAPSEPSAADVDLPDVPAMSVAPAVPAAPDAAVEAPPASQPQVPVADRATDEDEEEEDEPDEEEDDLDRARRAAEREQRNAPPPEPIRFVDVVSGQFDADEDSPEVPPLKRVLLPEADSPKLHKVLAQAGLGSRLEMEQLILQGRISVNNEPAHIGQRIQFGDQVKLNGKPIRYRIAPPPARVIAYHKPVGEVVTHDDPQNRPTVFRKLPRLPQGKWQSVGRLDLNTEGLLLFTSSGELANQLMHPRFGLEREYAVRVLGALSNDEKQRLLEGVRLDDGMAHFGTIEDGGGEGSNCWYRVTISEGRNREVRRLFESVGHAVSRLIRIRYGAMVLPRGLKRGAWMELDERDIRALFQAVGAERPARGAPGPKGSGQDGGGRNNRNRKRRGNRSGGGAQAEGREPPIPNPLTSGPNARGRGGNGGAPQGPGQGQARRNRQGGKRDDRAPGGGGGGNSQPDPMKTSLGYIGADSFSRQRKEQRAGPRRSGGGGPSGGNFGGQGGGRRRGR
- a CDS encoding RluA family pseudouridine synthase: MPSIISATPLGEPPDGVEPEEGAELAEPSETRSFLIHEAQHGQRLDRALAALVPEFSRSYLQQLIEAGAVAIQHRVATKAAATVHAGEIGSIELRPTPQSQAFKPEHMPITVVHEDEHLRVIDKPAGLVVHPAPGHWSGTLLNGLLAIDSRAALLPRAGIVHRLDRDTSGLMVVARSRAAMDALVALIAAREVKRQYLALAHRSWQGAAARHVDAAIGRDPRNRLRMAVVDLERHSGKPARTLIEALDSNDQGCTVRCTLETGRTHQIRVHMASIGHPLVGDTLYGGLAAAGLARQALHAFRLAFAHPVTGAPMEFQSVPPPDLVQAMQAWGLDYNRA